From Pseudothermotoga thermarum DSM 5069, a single genomic window includes:
- the clpP gene encoding ATP-dependent Clp endopeptidase proteolytic subunit ClpP, translated as MNRIERDQYVPIVIETTGRYERAYDIYSRLLKDRIVFLGYPIDDHTANLVVAQLLFLEAEDPDKDIHLYINSPGGSVTAGLAIYDTMQYVKCDVVTICIGQAASMAAVLLASGTKGKRYALPNARIMLHQPLGGAEGPVKDVEIITKELLRIKNLINKILSEKTGQPIERIEKDTDRDFFMDAYEALNYGLIDKVIEPKKVI; from the coding sequence ATGAACAGAATAGAGCGTGACCAATATGTACCCATCGTCATAGAGACAACTGGACGATACGAAAGAGCTTACGATATATACTCAAGGCTTCTCAAAGACAGGATAGTGTTTTTAGGATATCCAATCGATGATCACACGGCAAACTTAGTGGTTGCACAACTTCTTTTCCTTGAAGCAGAAGATCCAGATAAGGATATCCATCTTTACATAAACAGCCCTGGTGGCTCTGTCACGGCAGGGCTGGCAATTTACGATACAATGCAATACGTCAAGTGTGATGTTGTGACGATATGCATTGGTCAAGCCGCGTCTATGGCTGCAGTCCTTTTGGCAAGTGGAACCAAAGGCAAGCGTTACGCTTTACCAAATGCCAGGATAATGCTTCATCAACCGTTGGGCGGTGCCGAGGGACCTGTCAAGGATGTTGAGATCATAACCAAAGAACTTTTGAGGATAAAGAACCTTATAAACAAAATACTGAGCGAAAAGACGGGGCAGCCAATTGAACGGATTGAAAAGGACACAGATCGAGACTTTTTCATGGATGCTTACGAAGCTCTTAACTACGGTTTGATAGATAAGGTGATTGAACCCAAGAAGGTGATCTGA
- a CDS encoding trigger factor yields the protein MEKTAKLQDKNLVVFDYVFQKDEVDKIRQIAIKNVAARVEIPGFRKSKAPQRLIEIRYPETIKVEMVEALWQEVLKDLSNERVVLPPILADFDLSSDTAKLSVEVHRVPEVILKPFEEIELKKPEKDYIVSSYVEQRLKELQQLHAIVEPKEGPAEYDDLVRVKLTITKDGKVLVDQKETEYILYKDDDRPIVTEVAGKKAGEVVEFDKDFGSGNVYHYKIEIVQVNKRTLPEISDELAKMVSAEYETLEQLKKSIEKEGSDLYERDVKEFLINQAIDTLVDTAQLEISDRTLDELVQAAYEKIKKDRAEYERLIKEYGNDEKLKEALRKFYISDLKQTYAIEKAAEQNNITVSEDEILTQAENLALSWGISVERAKSLLKNREDLKEDVRWHILRSKVGELILSKAKIMEVHPQEAEKEAKEDEQNRA from the coding sequence GTGGAAAAAACAGCAAAACTGCAGGACAAAAACTTGGTGGTATTCGATTACGTTTTCCAAAAAGACGAGGTTGACAAAATTCGACAGATAGCTATAAAAAATGTCGCAGCGCGCGTAGAAATTCCAGGTTTTAGAAAGAGTAAAGCCCCACAGAGGTTGATCGAAATTAGATATCCTGAAACGATCAAGGTTGAAATGGTTGAAGCTTTATGGCAGGAGGTTTTAAAAGATCTTTCAAACGAACGAGTTGTTTTACCACCTATCCTTGCGGATTTTGACTTGTCAAGCGATACGGCAAAATTAAGCGTCGAGGTGCATCGTGTACCAGAAGTCATCCTAAAACCCTTTGAAGAAATAGAGCTTAAAAAACCTGAAAAAGATTACATAGTTTCCAGCTACGTTGAGCAAAGGTTGAAAGAGCTTCAACAACTTCATGCAATCGTTGAGCCGAAAGAAGGACCAGCTGAATACGACGATTTGGTTAGGGTAAAGTTGACCATCACAAAAGATGGGAAAGTTTTGGTAGATCAGAAGGAAACCGAGTACATCCTTTATAAAGACGACGATAGACCGATCGTAACTGAAGTTGCTGGTAAAAAAGCCGGCGAAGTTGTCGAATTCGACAAAGATTTTGGTTCTGGAAACGTTTATCACTACAAAATAGAGATTGTTCAAGTCAACAAAAGAACTTTACCGGAAATCTCCGATGAACTGGCAAAGATGGTCAGCGCAGAATATGAAACGCTTGAACAGTTGAAAAAGAGCATAGAAAAAGAGGGAAGCGACCTTTACGAGCGTGATGTAAAAGAATTTTTGATAAACCAAGCCATTGATACTCTTGTTGATACAGCCCAACTTGAAATCTCTGACCGCACCTTAGACGAACTTGTTCAGGCGGCGTATGAAAAAATCAAGAAAGATCGCGCAGAGTACGAAAGACTTATTAAGGAATATGGGAATGACGAAAAATTGAAAGAAGCTTTGAGAAAGTTCTACATTTCCGATCTAAAACAAACTTACGCAATTGAAAAAGCAGCCGAGCAAAACAACATCACTGTGAGCGAAGATGAAATACTCACACAGGCTGAAAACCTTGCTTTGAGTTGGGGTATATCGGTTGAGAGGGCTAAATCCCTTTTGAAAAACCGTGAGGACCTGAAAGAAGATGTTCGCTGGCACATTTTAAGGTCAAAAGTTGGAGAATTGATCTTAAGCAAAGCGAAGATAATGGAGGTTCATCCACAAGAGGCCGAAAAGGAGGCGAAGGAGGATGAACAGAATAGAGCGTGA
- a CDS encoding 2-oxoacid:acceptor oxidoreductase subunit alpha, with amino-acid sequence MEYSFAIFGEAGQGIQFVESLVPIIAKKAGFHVFSYKEYMSRIRGGSNSTLIRISDENVKAFKSSVDFVFILSDPKKHISRLRDLYKNFKSIFVDETFLSMLKEEKNVIGLPILACATQAGNKIFQNTVVVGTICSMLDIPKQVTEQVLRDRLVGKDEEVLSGNLKALQLGYELGKGLKTKFSLEKLQEDDIVKSSFLLAGFEGVALGALYAGCNFISSYPMSPSTPVLTALAEYSKKFDIIVEQAEDEIAAINMALGAWYAGARAMVTTSGGGFALMVEALSLAGAIESPLVVHLAQRPGPATGMPTRTEQGDLLFAIYAGHGEFPRVIYTPGDTEEAFELTYKAFDVADRYQIPVLILTDQYLIDSIYDVPDLPNFNELNNHIVKTDQDYKRYQLTDSGISLRGIPGYGDGLVCVDSDEHDEYGRITEDFEMRRKMVRKRWKKLENFSDQIPLRLYGPKDYKYLCVCFGSTKNAAIEAAKKFENLAVLHFVQIFPFPKEFVEYAKKAEKMIVVEGNFTRQLSKLIKQETGFDRFETYTKYNGLPFSVEEILDVFKNTFRG; translated from the coding sequence ATGGAATATTCTTTTGCGATTTTTGGAGAAGCAGGGCAAGGAATTCAATTCGTTGAAAGTTTAGTACCGATAATTGCCAAAAAAGCTGGTTTCCATGTTTTCTCCTACAAAGAGTATATGTCAAGGATCAGGGGTGGTAGCAATTCCACTCTCATAAGAATATCGGATGAAAACGTCAAAGCCTTCAAATCAAGCGTGGATTTTGTTTTCATCCTTTCTGACCCTAAAAAACATATTTCTAGACTCAGAGATTTGTACAAGAATTTCAAATCCATCTTTGTTGACGAAACTTTCCTTTCTATGTTAAAAGAAGAAAAAAACGTTATTGGACTACCAATTTTAGCTTGTGCGACTCAAGCCGGCAATAAAATTTTCCAAAACACAGTTGTCGTGGGAACAATTTGCTCAATGCTCGACATACCAAAGCAAGTTACAGAACAGGTACTCCGAGATAGGCTGGTTGGAAAAGATGAAGAAGTTTTAAGTGGTAATTTAAAAGCTTTGCAGCTTGGATACGAGTTGGGTAAAGGATTAAAAACAAAGTTTAGCTTAGAAAAACTCCAAGAAGATGATATTGTAAAATCAAGCTTTTTACTTGCGGGTTTTGAAGGCGTAGCACTTGGAGCTTTGTACGCTGGATGTAATTTCATATCATCATATCCTATGTCACCTTCCACACCTGTTTTGACTGCTTTGGCAGAATATTCCAAGAAGTTCGACATCATCGTTGAACAAGCAGAGGACGAAATTGCTGCGATAAACATGGCTTTGGGTGCATGGTATGCCGGCGCTAGAGCCATGGTTACAACTTCAGGTGGTGGCTTTGCACTGATGGTGGAAGCGCTCAGTTTAGCTGGAGCAATAGAAAGTCCCTTGGTTGTTCATCTTGCGCAAAGACCTGGACCTGCGACTGGCATGCCCACCAGGACAGAACAAGGTGATCTTCTTTTTGCAATTTACGCAGGTCACGGGGAGTTTCCAAGGGTAATTTACACACCAGGTGATACGGAAGAAGCATTTGAACTGACTTACAAAGCTTTTGACGTCGCTGACAGATATCAAATACCGGTTTTAATACTTACAGATCAGTACTTGATCGATTCAATCTATGACGTACCCGATTTGCCAAACTTTAACGAGCTTAATAACCATATTGTTAAAACTGATCAAGACTATAAGAGGTATCAATTAACTGATTCTGGTATTTCTTTAAGAGGCATACCTGGGTATGGAGATGGGTTAGTCTGCGTTGACAGCGATGAACATGATGAATATGGGAGAATAACGGAAGATTTTGAAATGCGTAGAAAAATGGTTCGAAAAAGATGGAAAAAGCTTGAAAATTTTTCAGATCAAATTCCCTTAAGGCTTTATGGTCCAAAAGATTACAAATATTTGTGCGTTTGCTTTGGTTCGACAAAAAACGCAGCAATTGAAGCTGCTAAAAAGTTTGAAAACTTAGCTGTACTCCACTTTGTCCAAATTTTTCCATTCCCAAAGGAATTTGTTGAATACGCAAAGAAAGCTGAGAAAATGATAGTTGTAGAAGGAAATTTCACAAGACAACTCTCCAAGTTGATAAAACAGGAAACCGGTTTTGATAGATTTGAAACTTACACCAAGTACAATGGTCTACCGTTTTCAGTTGAAGAGATTTTGGACGTATTCAAAAACACTTTCAGGGGGTAG
- a CDS encoding thiamine pyrophosphate-dependent enzyme has translation MRYNVKDVDIAWCPGCGNYSIHNILKKALEELDIAPVNLVLVSGIGQAAKAPQYLRCNYFNGLHGRSLPVATAIKVCNPQLTVIVESGDGCMYGEGGNHFIHAIRRNPDITVLVHNNMVYGLTKGQASPTSQRGFMTPVQPFGSLLEPFNPIAVAIALRASFVARAFCGDFEQTKEIIKVAIKHKGFALVDIFQPCVTFNKLNTYEWFKKNTYYLVDHDPKNIVKAFEKAMQKEPYPLGIFYIEEKPTFEELQPVYTKSSKPIVFRKHIKEEILGFIERKRR, from the coding sequence GTGAGATACAACGTTAAAGATGTTGACATCGCTTGGTGTCCAGGATGTGGAAATTACTCGATACATAACATCCTTAAAAAAGCCTTGGAAGAGCTCGATATCGCCCCAGTTAACCTTGTGCTGGTTTCGGGAATTGGGCAAGCAGCAAAAGCCCCACAATATTTAAGGTGCAACTACTTCAACGGTTTACATGGAAGAAGCCTTCCAGTTGCGACCGCCATAAAAGTCTGTAACCCCCAGCTCACAGTGATTGTTGAAAGTGGAGATGGGTGTATGTACGGTGAAGGTGGAAATCATTTCATACATGCAATTAGGAGAAACCCGGATATTACAGTACTTGTACACAACAACATGGTTTACGGTTTGACAAAAGGGCAAGCTTCTCCAACAAGTCAAAGAGGTTTCATGACACCCGTGCAACCTTTCGGTTCACTGTTGGAACCATTCAATCCAATTGCCGTCGCCATAGCTTTAAGAGCATCTTTTGTCGCAAGGGCATTTTGTGGAGACTTTGAGCAAACAAAGGAAATAATCAAAGTTGCTATAAAGCATAAAGGTTTCGCTTTGGTAGATATTTTTCAACCATGTGTCACGTTCAACAAGTTGAACACGTACGAATGGTTCAAAAAGAACACGTACTATTTGGTTGACCATGACCCAAAGAATATCGTTAAAGCCTTTGAGAAGGCAATGCAAAAAGAACCATATCCGCTTGGCATTTTCTATATCGAAGAAAAACCAACCTTTGAAGAACTCCAACCAGTTTATACCAAGTCATCCAAACCAATTGTTTTTAGAAAGCATATAAAAGAGGAAATACTTGGTTTTATCGAGAGAAAAAGGAGGTAA
- the mutS gene encoding DNA mismatch repair protein MutS — MKLTPMMQQYLQIKSQYKDAILLFRLGDFYEAFFEDAYTVSKALDLVLTQRQGAPMAGVPYHALNSYLKRLVQLGYKVAICEQMEDPATAKGLVKRQVTRIVTPGTLVEDELLESDSNNYLAVVLKDQEKYHVAAVDVSTGDSLVACFNDLESVFDFLNSIKATQILCDPSLKSTFQSVFNVLVEPLQDWHLNPHGMEQDVAKVFNVVTIDHLELKENLKAFAALVRYLRYTMMVENLMLKPPKIIRDERFVILDSTTVEHLNLIEPKGKSLFDVLNYTKTSMGSRLLKSWILQPLRDQKEITSRLDKVQAFVEDQILLSELREYLHTVKDLHRIASRLRYGKATPKDLVALRTTLEVCPQIQQLLLTNDAFLEAENLDCLTDLCEELAKALEDEPSNVIGEGKVIRQGYDKEFDELKDLVYNSEKFLAEYEQRERVLTNIPNLRVGYNSVFGYYIEVTKSHLSKVPPHYIRRQTLVNAERFVTEELKQFEEKMLHAKELLEKKEKELFDSLCQKALEKVDKIIAIADFIANIDALQSLAYAANLNKYTRPKFSNDGKLVLVKSRHPIAEKFTENFVPNDLTLSNQESFVILTGPNMSGKSTFVRQVGLIALMAQIGSFVPAEEAVLPIFDRIFVKMGVRDDIIGGKSTFLTEMNEIAKIIYQATKDSLVLLDEVGRGTSTFDGISIAWAISEYLHTKIKCKCIFATHFTELTELANLYDGIVNKTIQVMEQGSQVIFLHKVVDGVADKSYGIDVAAIAGIPAEIVQRAREVLDVIASKSELEDRLKVVSTERLRKIGRKKVNPNQTTLW; from the coding sequence TTGAAGCTCACTCCAATGATGCAACAGTATTTGCAGATAAAGTCTCAATACAAAGACGCAATACTTCTGTTTCGCTTGGGAGATTTTTATGAAGCCTTTTTTGAAGATGCCTACACGGTTTCAAAGGCTTTGGATCTTGTTTTAACCCAACGTCAAGGAGCACCGATGGCCGGTGTTCCTTATCATGCTTTGAACAGTTATTTGAAAAGACTTGTACAACTTGGGTACAAAGTTGCCATATGTGAACAAATGGAAGATCCAGCAACTGCAAAAGGTTTGGTCAAACGACAGGTCACAAGAATTGTCACGCCTGGAACGTTGGTTGAAGATGAGCTACTTGAAAGCGATTCAAACAACTATTTGGCTGTCGTTTTGAAGGATCAAGAAAAATACCATGTTGCTGCCGTTGATGTTTCAACCGGCGATAGTTTGGTTGCTTGTTTTAACGATCTAGAATCGGTTTTCGATTTTCTCAATTCTATCAAGGCAACTCAAATACTTTGTGATCCTTCGCTCAAATCGACCTTCCAAAGTGTTTTCAACGTCCTTGTAGAACCTCTTCAAGATTGGCATTTGAATCCGCATGGAATGGAACAGGATGTGGCAAAAGTTTTCAACGTAGTGACGATAGATCATTTGGAACTTAAAGAAAATTTAAAAGCCTTTGCTGCCCTGGTTAGATATCTTCGCTACACCATGATGGTGGAAAACCTCATGCTCAAGCCCCCAAAGATCATCAGGGATGAAAGGTTCGTCATTTTGGATTCAACAACCGTTGAACACTTGAACTTGATAGAGCCGAAGGGAAAGAGTCTTTTCGATGTTTTGAATTACACCAAAACCTCTATGGGATCTAGACTTTTGAAAAGTTGGATTCTTCAACCTTTGAGAGACCAGAAGGAAATAACAAGTCGTTTGGACAAAGTGCAGGCTTTCGTTGAGGATCAAATACTTTTAAGTGAATTGAGAGAATATCTTCACACTGTCAAAGATCTTCACAGAATTGCCAGCAGATTGCGTTATGGCAAAGCAACCCCAAAAGATTTAGTAGCCCTTAGAACCACCCTTGAAGTTTGTCCGCAAATACAGCAGCTTCTTTTGACAAACGATGCCTTTCTTGAAGCGGAGAATTTGGACTGCTTGACAGATTTGTGTGAAGAACTGGCAAAGGCGTTGGAAGATGAGCCGTCGAACGTAATAGGAGAAGGAAAGGTGATTCGTCAAGGTTACGACAAAGAATTCGATGAACTCAAAGACTTAGTTTACAACTCCGAAAAATTTCTTGCAGAATACGAACAAAGGGAAAGGGTTTTGACGAATATACCGAACTTAAGGGTTGGATACAACAGTGTTTTTGGTTACTACATAGAAGTTACAAAGTCTCATTTGTCAAAAGTTCCTCCTCATTACATTCGCCGCCAAACTCTTGTGAATGCTGAAAGGTTCGTAACAGAAGAGCTAAAGCAATTTGAGGAGAAAATGCTTCACGCAAAAGAACTTCTAGAAAAGAAAGAAAAAGAGCTCTTTGATTCTCTTTGTCAAAAAGCCCTTGAAAAAGTTGATAAAATAATAGCCATCGCCGATTTCATAGCCAACATAGATGCTCTGCAAAGTCTAGCCTATGCTGCAAACCTAAACAAGTACACCAGACCAAAATTCAGCAACGATGGAAAACTTGTTCTTGTAAAAAGCAGGCATCCAATTGCCGAAAAATTCACCGAAAATTTTGTACCAAACGATCTAACTTTGTCCAACCAGGAAAGCTTCGTGATCTTAACAGGTCCGAACATGAGTGGAAAATCCACTTTCGTTAGACAAGTTGGACTGATCGCTTTGATGGCTCAAATTGGCAGTTTTGTTCCCGCCGAAGAAGCTGTTCTGCCGATCTTTGACAGAATCTTTGTGAAAATGGGTGTTCGCGACGACATAATAGGTGGTAAAAGTACCTTCTTAACCGAGATGAACGAAATAGCAAAGATAATTTATCAAGCAACCAAAGACAGCTTAGTTCTTTTAGACGAAGTTGGTCGTGGCACGAGCACTTTCGATGGAATAAGCATAGCCTGGGCCATATCGGAATACCTTCACACAAAGATCAAATGCAAATGTATCTTTGCAACTCATTTCACCGAATTGACTGAACTTGCCAACCTTTACGATGGGATCGTCAACAAAACCATACAAGTTATGGAGCAAGGTTCTCAAGTTATCTTCTTACACAAGGTGGTGGACGGAGTTGCGGATAAAAGTTATGGGATAGATGTTGCCGCGATAGCTGGAATTCCTGCAGAAATAGTCCAAAGAGCCAGAGAAGTTTTGGACGTGATAGCATCGAAAAGCGAACTGGAAGATCGTTTAAAGGTTGTTAGTACCGAAAGACTTAGAAAAATTGGTAGAAAGAAGGTGAATCCGAATCAAACAACGCTTTGGTAA
- a CDS encoding redoxin domain-containing protein — MNVGDFAPNFSLKDQDGQVVELASLRGKKVLLSFHPLAWTSVCAKQMLSLEQWFEEFEKFNVVPLGLSVDPIPSKKAWADNLGISKLKLLSDFWPHGNVAKLFGIFREKDGFSERANILIDEKGKIVFFKVYPIKELPNLDEIFAFLKSSE, encoded by the coding sequence ATGAACGTGGGCGACTTTGCTCCAAATTTTTCGTTGAAAGATCAAGATGGTCAAGTCGTCGAATTGGCAAGTTTAAGAGGTAAAAAAGTTTTGTTGTCTTTTCATCCTCTAGCTTGGACAAGTGTTTGCGCAAAACAAATGCTTTCCTTGGAACAATGGTTTGAAGAATTTGAAAAATTCAACGTCGTTCCACTTGGCTTAAGTGTTGACCCAATACCAAGTAAAAAAGCTTGGGCAGATAATCTTGGTATATCAAAGCTGAAGCTCTTGTCGGATTTTTGGCCACACGGAAATGTGGCAAAGCTGTTTGGAATTTTCAGAGAAAAGGATGGGTTTTCGGAAAGAGCGAACATATTGATTGATGAAAAGGGAAAAATTGTCTTTTTCAAGGTTTATCCAATAAAGGAACTTCCAAACTTGGACGAAATCTTTGCTTTTTTGAAAAGCTCTGAATAA
- a CDS encoding penicillin-binding protein, giving the protein MTFKVPSTRGKIFDVYGRLCAYDEIVYSAYLDVDFLKSRFKERLMPHLKLLIANFSLPYSPEQLLSNSKRFVKLGQAKERDELLSKVPTELIPFVSIEYETVRKRFEDYGMGKILGKVIDGKGFGGVEEALNSTLARQKDGKIRIRYKGFLTTTLVIETIASPRNGKDISLTIDLDLQKIAYEEIKNAVQKNRAVSGGVIILETKTGKIRAMVTTREWNDAIMGYFEPGSAIKPIVYAIALEEKIVDLQTIFQCEGKIKPIDDVDIVVRDLYVHGKVDLTEALVESCNSATILLARQIKEKLGDYNYYQWLEKFGFGKPTKVQLAGEISGVLRKPESWSKIDFAMISIGQSIGTTPLQFAAAFNTIANRGVYVAPTIIEDFETEKRKVLSPEVCDKIVQILHQVVERGTGVRAKVPNVGIAGKTGTAQKVAAGEDKYYSIFAGFFPYEDPQYTILVWLDEPSANAYLAGEVAAPIFAKIVQRITKLSREQVISFQEGLMPDLRGLTVKDALFILKQLNVEEIEIVGTGIVKNQYPPPGSVELEKVILFLGY; this is encoded by the coding sequence TTGACCTTCAAAGTTCCATCCACCAGAGGTAAGATTTTCGATGTGTATGGAAGACTTTGTGCATACGACGAGATTGTTTACAGTGCTTATCTTGATGTCGATTTTCTCAAATCGCGTTTCAAAGAGCGATTGATGCCACATTTAAAACTTTTGATTGCTAATTTTTCTTTACCATACTCTCCCGAACAGTTGCTTTCAAATTCTAAGAGGTTTGTAAAACTTGGCCAAGCTAAGGAACGTGATGAATTACTTTCAAAAGTTCCAACGGAGTTGATACCTTTCGTTTCAATTGAATATGAAACTGTTAGAAAGCGCTTTGAAGACTATGGGATGGGAAAAATTCTTGGAAAAGTTATTGATGGAAAGGGATTTGGAGGAGTTGAAGAAGCTTTGAACTCAACTTTGGCAAGGCAAAAAGATGGAAAGATCAGAATCAGGTATAAAGGTTTCTTAACCACAACTTTGGTGATTGAGACGATTGCCTCACCGCGAAATGGTAAAGATATCAGCTTAACCATAGATTTGGACCTACAGAAAATAGCTTACGAAGAAATTAAAAATGCTGTTCAAAAAAACAGAGCAGTATCTGGTGGAGTAATAATCTTAGAAACAAAAACAGGTAAAATTCGTGCTATGGTTACCACAAGAGAATGGAACGATGCAATCATGGGATACTTTGAGCCAGGGTCTGCAATAAAACCAATTGTTTATGCAATAGCTCTTGAAGAAAAAATTGTAGATTTACAAACAATTTTTCAATGTGAAGGAAAGATAAAGCCCATTGATGATGTGGATATTGTCGTTCGAGATTTGTACGTTCACGGTAAAGTTGATCTGACCGAAGCACTTGTTGAATCCTGTAACAGTGCAACGATCCTTTTAGCAAGGCAAATCAAAGAAAAACTAGGAGATTACAACTACTACCAGTGGCTTGAAAAATTTGGTTTTGGAAAACCAACCAAGGTTCAGCTTGCCGGAGAAATCTCAGGAGTACTGAGAAAGCCAGAGAGTTGGTCAAAAATAGACTTTGCCATGATTTCGATAGGTCAAAGCATTGGAACAACTCCGCTTCAATTTGCCGCAGCTTTCAACACGATTGCCAACCGAGGAGTTTACGTTGCTCCAACAATAATTGAGGATTTTGAAACAGAAAAAAGAAAAGTTTTAAGCCCAGAAGTTTGTGACAAAATCGTTCAGATTCTTCATCAAGTTGTAGAACGTGGTACCGGTGTTAGAGCAAAAGTTCCAAACGTCGGCATAGCTGGAAAGACTGGCACTGCCCAAAAAGTTGCCGCTGGTGAGGATAAGTATTATTCAATTTTTGCAGGTTTTTTTCCGTATGAAGATCCGCAATATACCATTTTGGTTTGGTTGGATGAACCTTCGGCAAATGCATATTTAGCTGGTGAAGTGGCGGCGCCAATTTTTGCAAAAATTGTTCAAAGAATAACTAAGCTTTCAAGGGAACAAGTGATAAGCTTTCAAGAAGGTTTAATGCCAGATTTAAGAGGTTTAACCGTTAAGGACGCTTTGTTCATCTTAAAGCAGCTGAACGTCGAGGAAATAGAAATAGTTGGTACAGGCATCGTGAAAAATCAATACCCACCTCCCGGGTCAGTGGAGCTTGAAAAGGTCATACTTTTCCTAGGTTATTGA